Proteins encoded together in one Neosynechococcus sphagnicola sy1 window:
- a CDS encoding M16 family metallopeptidase — protein MSKISPAVEFPASILTLANGLTVVHQNIPATSVVVVDVWVRAGAIAEPLTWSGMAHFLEHMIFKGTDRLAPGVFDQTIENRGGVSNAATSHDYAHFFITTASEHLEATLPSLAELLLNASIPDSEFVREREVVLEELRQAYDNPDWLGFQALVESVYQQHPYGRSVLGTEATLLPRSPAEMRCFHRAHYQPENMTVVIVGDVSQSQALDLVSRNFQGFASPLDCPRIQPLVEPPISEIRRQRLQLPRIEQARLMMAWVGPGVDQLPSAYGLDLLSVLLAEGRSSRLVRQLREERGLVEAVSSSFSLQQESSLFTITTWLEPQYLDRVEALIGDCLSELQTVPVCEAELSRCQRLLCNDYAFSTETPAQLAGLYGYYSTIAQATTAIAYPQCIQALQTEDLLRLANQYLSPCSYAATILEPN, from the coding sequence TTGTCTAAAATTTCCCCTGCGGTTGAATTTCCAGCATCGATCCTGACCCTAGCAAATGGTTTGACGGTGGTTCACCAGAACATTCCAGCGACATCCGTGGTGGTGGTTGATGTTTGGGTGAGGGCGGGGGCGATCGCTGAACCCCTGACTTGGTCAGGGATGGCTCATTTCCTGGAGCACATGATTTTCAAGGGCACCGATCGTCTCGCTCCGGGGGTTTTTGATCAAACCATCGAGAATCGGGGGGGAGTCTCCAACGCTGCCACCAGTCATGATTATGCCCACTTCTTCATTACCACTGCGTCTGAGCACCTAGAAGCAACCTTACCCTCTCTGGCGGAGTTGCTACTGAATGCCTCGATTCCAGACTCAGAGTTCGTGCGAGAACGAGAAGTGGTGCTAGAGGAATTGCGCCAAGCCTATGACAATCCTGACTGGTTAGGGTTTCAGGCGCTGGTGGAAAGCGTCTATCAGCAACATCCCTATGGACGCTCTGTTTTAGGCACTGAAGCCACTTTACTGCCGCGATCGCCCGCAGAAATGCGCTGCTTCCACCGGGCTCACTATCAACCTGAAAACATGACCGTGGTGATTGTGGGGGATGTCTCCCAGTCCCAGGCACTGGATCTGGTAAGTCGCAACTTCCAGGGCTTTGCCTCACCCCTAGACTGTCCGCGAATCCAGCCCTTGGTAGAGCCACCCATTTCAGAGATTCGCCGTCAGCGGCTACAACTACCCCGCATTGAACAAGCGCGGCTGATGATGGCCTGGGTGGGTCCAGGGGTTGATCAACTCCCCAGTGCCTATGGCCTAGATTTGCTGTCGGTACTATTGGCGGAAGGTCGCAGTTCCCGACTGGTGCGTCAACTACGGGAAGAGCGGGGATTGGTGGAAGCAGTGAGTAGTAGTTTCTCCCTCCAGCAGGAATCGAGTCTGTTTACCATTACCACCTGGCTGGAACCCCAGTATCTGGATCGAGTTGAGGCGCTCATTGGCGATTGTCTCTCGGAGTTACAGACAGTTCCGGTTTGTGAAGCAGAATTAAGCCGCTGCCAGCGACTCCTTTGCAACGATTATGCCTTTTCGACCGAAACTCCTGCTCAATTGGCAGGTCTCTACGGTTACTATAGTACGATTGCTCAGGCTACCACGGCGATCGCCTATCCCCAGTGTATCCAGGCATTGCAGACTGAAGACTTACTGCGTCTGGCCAATCAGTATCTCTCTCCTTGTAGCTACGCTGCAACGATTTTAGAACCCAATTGA
- a CDS encoding type IV pilus twitching motility protein PilT: protein MRKNYSDIHLGVGEVPRFRDRGEIAISNHPETNEATFFGWLREVLNDQQLEIFKQTLEYDGATQYEGVARVRINIFVSLKGPSMVLRLIPLKILTMEDLGLPPVFRDLCHYHKGLILVTGPTGSGKSTTLAAMVDYINKEMPKNIISIEDPVEFVHQSHKSLVKQREVGIHTLKFDNALKAALREDPDIILIGEMRDRETVNTALKAAQTGHLVFGTLHTNSAVKTIERILNLYNPEEQGPMRVQVAESLIGVIAQGLVRTTDGKRAAIHEILINTDAIRDYIKRGDVDEVEAIIPKCTFDGMCTMNQSLYTLYEAGRITEETALESSPKPNEMAMTLRGRV, encoded by the coding sequence TTGAGAAAAAACTATTCAGATATTCACTTGGGAGTTGGGGAAGTGCCTCGCTTCCGCGATCGCGGCGAAATTGCGATCAGCAATCACCCCGAAACCAATGAAGCCACTTTTTTTGGCTGGTTACGGGAGGTGCTGAACGATCAACAACTGGAGATTTTCAAACAAACCTTGGAATATGACGGTGCCACCCAATATGAGGGTGTGGCGCGGGTGCGGATCAACATCTTTGTCTCCCTTAAGGGCCCCTCCATGGTCTTGCGGCTGATTCCCCTGAAGATTCTCACCATGGAGGATCTGGGATTGCCCCCCGTCTTCCGGGATCTCTGTCACTATCACAAAGGCTTGATCTTGGTGACGGGGCCAACGGGTTCGGGGAAGTCCACCACCCTCGCAGCCATGGTGGACTACATCAACAAAGAGATGCCGAAAAATATTATCTCGATTGAAGATCCGGTGGAATTTGTCCACCAAAGCCACAAATCCCTGGTGAAACAGCGGGAAGTGGGCATTCATACCCTGAAGTTTGACAATGCCTTGAAAGCAGCCTTGCGGGAAGATCCCGATATCATTCTGATCGGGGAAATGCGCGATCGCGAGACTGTGAATACCGCCTTGAAAGCAGCTCAGACGGGTCACTTAGTCTTTGGCACCTTGCACACCAACAGTGCGGTAAAGACGATTGAACGGATTCTCAACCTCTATAACCCTGAAGAACAGGGGCCGATGCGCGTCCAAGTCGCCGAGTCTTTGATCGGTGTCATTGCCCAGGGATTGGTTCGCACCACCGATGGTAAACGCGCCGCCATCCACGAAATTTTGATCAACACCGATGCCATCCGGGACTACATCAAGCGGGGTGATGTGGACGAAGTCGAAGCGATCATCCCTAAATGCACCTTTGATGGCATGTGTACGATGAATCAATCCCTCTACACCCTCTATGAGGCTGGACGGATCACCGAAGAGACGGCCCTAGAGTCTTCTCCCAAACCCAACGAAATGGCAATGACCCTGCGGGGTCGGGTCTAG